In Leptotrichia buccalis C-1013-b, the genomic window AAAAATGTTCATTGAAAAGGAAAATGATTTTATTGGAATTGAAGAAATTGAAAATGAACTGAATTTAGCAAATAACGGAAATAAATCGAAAAATAAAATCAGATTGAACAAACCGAAAAAACGTGAATTATTGTCATTTGACTATAAAGGCTTTCAAATTTTCGTTGGGAGAAATAATAAGGAAAATGAAGAAATTTCCTTTTCCAAAGGGCAGCCCAACGATATCTGGATGCACATAAAGGATATTCCAGGCAGCCACGTTCTTATTTTACGAAACAATCAGGAAGTGCCAGATGATGTTCTCCTGCACGCTGCAAATCTCGCCTGTGAATATTCTAAAGCCAAAGAAGGTGACAAAGTTACAGTTGATTACTGTGAAAGAAAATTTGTAAAAAAAATAAAAAATAGTAAACCAGGAAATGTAATTTACACAAACTTTCACACGCTGTTAATCGAAGTTCAATAACTTTTTTCTAAATAAAAAATATTGTTTGACTGGCTAATAGAAAAAATGTTTTCCACACTTATTGACAAATATCAAAAACTGTTGTAAAATTAAAGTAGAGATATAATTAAGGAGGATAAATAAATGGCAAGTAAAACAATTACTATGACAAATCCTACAGGATTACATACAAGACCAGGTGGAGTATTTGTTGCTAAAGCAAAAGAATTTGAAAGTAAAGTTGAAGTTGAAAACGAAGGGAAAAAAGTAAACGGAAAATCTTTACTAAAATTATTATCAATTGGAATCAAAAATGGTTCAGAAGTTACAGTTCACGCTGAAGGACCTGATGCTGACCAAGCAGTTGAAGTTTTAGGAGAATTATTAGCAACAATCAGAGACTAATAAATTGTGGTAATTAAGTGAAATAAAGGCGTTGTTTTTTATAGATTTGTTATAGAAAATATGTTTTATTGAACTAGAAAAAAGACTTTCTTATTTTTAAGATTGTCTTTTTTATTTTACAAAACAAAAAAAGCAGAAAAAGCTTCTAATTAATAAAAGTCCTTCTGCCCAAATTATTTTTCAATCAATATTTATTACTTTTCATTTCGTTTCTTTAATGCCGCTTTTATCCAGCCTGTAAATAATGGATGTGGACGGTTTGGACGGCTTTTGAATTCTGGATGGTATTGTGAAGCTATGAAGTACGGATGATCTTTTATTTCGATTACTTCCACATAATTTCCGTCTGGAGATAATCCTACAATATCCATTCCAGCTTTTTCAAATTCTTCTCTGTAAGCATTGTTAAATTCATATCTATGTCTGTGTCTTTCAGCAATTTCAGTTTTTCCATAAACTTTTGCCGCTAGACTATCATCTTTTAATATGCAAGGATATGCTCCTAAACGCATTGTTCCACCCATATCCTTTAATCCTTTTTGTTCTTCCATCAAACTGATAACTGGATAAAATGTATCTTTTTCAAATTCTGTTGAAGTAGCGTCTTTATGACCAAGAACATTTCTTGCAAACTCTACGCATGCCATTTGCATTCCAAGACAAATTCCAAAAAATGGAATATTATTTTCTCTCGCAAATTTAATCGCTTCAACTTTCCCATCCACTCCTCTGTCACCAAATCCTCCTGGCACTAAAATTCCATCATAATCAGCCAGTTTTTTCACATCAAATTCTCCAGCCTTAAAATAGTTAATCTCAACTTTTGTATCAAGATTAAATCCAGCGTGTTCAATTGACTCATGAATACTGATATAAGCGTCCTTTAACTCAATATATTTTCCGACAACTGCCACTTTTACAAGTTTTTTAGGATTTTTGAATTTTTCAACCATATTTGTCCATTCAGTTAATAACGGCTTTTCATTTTTTATTTTAAAATGTTTACAAATTACATCGGCAAGTCCTAATTTTTCCATAGTTAATGGAATTTCATAAAGACTTTCTGCATCAAGTGATTCAATAACCGCTTCTTCGTCAATATCACAGAAAAGTGATATTTTTTTCTTAATGCTTTGGTCAACGGGATGTTCACTTCTCACTACAATCACATCTGGCGATATTCCAAGCCCTTGGAGCATTTTTACGCTATGTTGCGTAGGTTTTGTCTTAAGCTCCCCAGCGGCTTTCAAATACGGTAATAACGTTACATGGATGTACGCAATATTTTTTCTTCCAACTTCCCTTTTCAACTGACGAATCGCTTCAATAAACGGATCACTTTCAATATCCCCAATTGTTCCGCCAATTTCAGTAATTACAATATCCGAATCATTTTCTTCAGCCGCTTTTATAACATTATACTTAATTTCATCTGTCATGTGAGGTACAGTTTGCACAGTTCCGCCTAAAAACTCTCCACGACGCTCTTTCGCAATGATTTTCGACATAATTTTCCCAGTTGTCAAATTATTATACTTTGTTAAATTTTCATTGATGAATCTTTCATAATGCCCCAAATCCAAGTCAGTTTCCGCTCCATCCTCAGTCACAAAAACTTCCCCATGCTGATAAGGACTCATAGTTCCTGGATCCACATTTATATATGGATCAAATTTCTGAATTGTAACCTTATATCCTCTTTCTTTCAATAATCTTCCTAGCGAAGAAGCAACAATTCCCTTTCCAAGTGACGAAACAACTCCGCCTGTAACAAATATATATTTTGTCGTATTAATCTGTTTATCCATTTTTCCTCCTATTTTTTATTCCTATTTATTCAATTTTAAATATTTTGGCAAATTTATAAAATATCACTTAATTTAGTAAGCTATTATTTTTTAAACTATTCTATTAAATCTCTTTTTTCAATTTTGATATATTATGATTAATAACTGTTTTTTCTCAATTTTATTTATGTTCAAGTTTATTTTAAGCAGGGAGATCAATCGCCATCTCCCTGCACCCACGCTTTACGCAAAACTTTCTTATAAAAGAAAAATAGAACTCACTTTTGAATATAGATTATTTCAATTTATATAACTTTATTTTATGTAAAGTCTATTCCAAAAGCTCAGACAGCTATTTTTCTTCTAACGAAATTTTGCTTAAAAAAAAGAAAAAATATTTATTAAAATATTTCATTTCACAAATTTTTAAAAATTTATTTTGTTGTTTTTCCCACAAAAAAAGAGGAAAAAAAAAATTTTCACCTCTTTTAAACAAATTTTATTTATGTAAAACTTAAAAGGAATATCCCAAGTTTCAAAATAAACTTGAGATAGTTCCAAATTTAATTTTCTTTTTTATTTGTTATTTTCTTGCAGCTCCAGCTTTGTAAGCTCCATTTGATCCGAATACGTTTCTGATTTTATCTTTGTAGTATTCTTTCATGTAGTCTTTTGCAGGTCCTACATATTTTCTTGGGTCAAATTCTCCAGGTTTTTTAGCGAATACTTCTCTAATTCCTGCTGTGAAAGCTAATCTTCCGTCAGTATCTACGTTAATTTTAGCTACTGCTGATTTAGCGGCTTTTCTTAATTCTGAATCAGGGATACCAATTGCGTCTGCAATTTGTCCACCATATTGGTTAATCATTTCAACAAATTGGTGTGGTACTGCTGATGAACCGTGTAATACGATTGGGAATCCAGGGATTCTTTTTTCAATTTCTGCTAGGATATCTAATCTTAATTTAGGATCGTCTCCTGGTTTGAATTTATGAGCTCCGTGAGAAGTTCCGATTGCGATTGCTAATGAATCAACTCCTGTTTTTGATACGAAGTCTTCAACTTCATCAGGTTGAGTGTAAACGTGTTCTGCTGCTACTACATCATCTTCAATTCCAGCTAAAACTCCTAATTCAGCTTCAACTGTTACATCGTGTTCGTGAGCGAAGTCAGCAACTTGTTTTGCTTCTGCAACATTTTCATCGTATGGGTGATGAGAACCATCATACATTACTGATGAGAATCCATATTCGATACAGTCTTTTGCTTCAGCATAATTTGGACCATGATCCAAGTGCAATGCTACTGGAATGTCTGATCCAGATGCTTCTACATAAGCTGTTGCAGCTTTTGCAAGCCAAGGTAACATTTCCTTACCAATATATTTTCTTGCACCTGTTGAAACTTGAAGAATTACTGGCGAACCTTCTTCAACACATGCTTCAATAATTCCTTGTAATTGTTCCATGTTGTTAAAGTTAAAGGCAGGTACCGCATAACCTTCTTTGTTTGCTTTAGCAAACATTTCTTTAGTGTTTACTAATCCTAAATCTTTGTAATGATATTTCATTTTACGCCTCCTAATATTTATTAATTAGATTAACTTCTTTAATTATATGTTACCAAATTTTTGTATAAAAATCAATAGAAAATCCAAAATAATAGATAAAAATAAAATATTTTTTTCATGCAGTAAAATAATCTATTATTTCAGCTTATTTTTATTTATCAAATCTTCTACTGTCAACCCTTTTCTAAGTACATTTTTATCTGTAAATCCTGGAATACCATCAATTCTTCCACGTCTTGACACTTGCCAGATTACCCATCTGTTATCTTCCGCTATTTTAGGAAAATATTTATAATCTGTAATCCAAATTTTGTTTTCAAGAAATTCACCTTTTATATATGCATTATAAGTGTTATAGTTTACATAGAAAATTACTCTTTTCTTGTAATGTCTTTCCAGTTTTTCAACCATATCTTTTAAATGTTTCATTACATCTGATTTTTTATATTTTTTTGTAGATATTTCCAAATCAATCATTGGTGGCAATGTTTTATCAGAATCAGGCACTTTACTTATGTAAAAATCAGCTTGTGCTTCTCCGCTACTCGTCATTGTAAAAAAATGATATGCTCCCACTACAAAGCCATTTAATCTGGCATTATTCCAGTTGTATAAAAAATCTGTATCAAGGAAATTCTGCCCTTCTGTCGCCTTCAAAATAATAAATTTGTACTTTTTATCCACACGAGTCCAGTTCACTTTTTCCTGATGATGGGAAATATCCAGTCCTTGAACCTTGTATCCGGCTAACTTCGCTAAAACATCATTATGATACAAATATCCGTTAAATTCCAAAAACCCTGCTATACCTCCAAAAATTACCATAATTATCAAAAATTTTATAAATTTTCCCATATTCTCTCCATTCAGTTATTTTTAATAACAAAATTGTTTTCAAAATCGCTCAAAATTTTAAATAGTTTATTTTTATTATTGAACTTAATTTTAGAGTGGTTTTTTAACAGTTTATGAAAAAATCGGATTAATTTGATAGTCGGTTATTTGGTTATAACGATTTTATTATTTTATAACTGTCATTCCACCCATATAAGGCACTAATACTTCTGGAACTTTTATAGTTCCGTCATCCTGCTGATAATTTTCCATAATTGCAAGCAATGTTCGTCCTACAGCAAGCCCAGATCCATTCAGAGTATGTACAAAATGGCTCTTTCCTGTTTCTTTTTCCCTGTATTTAATCATTGCACGTCTAGCTTGAAAGTCCTCTGTATTTGAGCAAGAAGAAATTTCTCTGTATTTTCCTTGACTTGGAACCCAAACTTCCAAATCATAAGTTTTTGCCGCACTAAATCCTAAATCTCCACTGCAAAGTGCGAGCACTCTATATGGCAATTCCAATTTTTGTAATATTTTTTCTGCACAGTTTACCATTTTTTCAAGTTCATCATAAGAAGTTTCGGGTTTTACAATTTTTACCATTTCCACTTTATTAAACTGGTGCTGTCTTATAAGCCCTTTTAAGTCACGTCCTCCAGAACCTGCTTCCTTTCTGAAGCAAGCTGTATATCCGCAGTAATATTTAGGCAATTCCTCTTCATCCAGAATTTCGCTGTTATGTAAATTTGTAAGTGTAACTTCTGCCGTTGGAATCAAATACATTTCATCGCCTTCAATTTTATAGGCATCATCAGCAAATTTTGGAAGTTGTCCTGTCCCCACCATCATTTCCCGTCTAACTAATTGTGGCGTAAAAATCTCCTCAAATCCATGTTCCCCAGTATGAACATCAATCATAAACGCAATCAACGCTCTTTCCAGTCTTGCCGCCGCATTTTTATAAACTGTAAATCTTGAACCACCAAGTTTTGCCCCTCTTTCAAAGTCCAAAATCCCTAATTCTACTCCTAGTTCATCATGTGATTTTATTTCAAAGTCAAACTCTCTTGGAGTTCCCCATTTTCTAACTTCCACATTATCATCTTCATCTTTTCCAACTGGAGTCGTATCACTTAATTTGTTTGGAATCGTATAAGCAAGTTCCAGCTGCTTTTCATCAATTTCTGCTACCTTTTGATCAAGTTCCTTAATCTTTGCACTGACAGTCTGCATTCTCGCAAGTAATTCAGCAGGATCTTTTCCTTCCTGTTTATATTTTCCTATCAATGCACTTGACTCATTTCTTTCCTTCTTCAGCATTTCCACTTCCTGAAGTAAATTTCTTCTATCCTCATCAAATTTCAGTAATGAATCCAAATCAAAGTCACTATTTCTATTTTTTAAATATTCTCTGACTTTATCAGCATTTTCTCTTATGTATCTCATTTCCAACATAATTTTTTTATTTCCTTTCTTTTTATATATATTTATATAGTATTTTTTTACTTTCACTTAAATTTTCAAAATCATAATTTTTACTAAATTCTATTTTTTTCACATTTTGAATATTATACTTTTCCACAATTTTATCATAGTTTTCCACATAAATTTTTTTGTAAAGTTCATCAGCTTGATTTTCCACAAAATAGTTTAAGTTTTCCACATTTTCAAAATTTAGGAAAGCTGAATCAGATTTTGTGAAATAATTTATGATATTTTTTATTATCTCATCTATTTTATCACGAATTTCGTTAAATTTTGAACCATTTTCAGTTTCAATTTTTTCTATCATTTTTTTTGCAAAAAAGGTTTTTACAAGTTTATTTGTATCTGTTGAAATTAATGAATAGTTGTATAAAATTTCAAAAAATTTATCTTTATCCCGATACAGCAGTTCATTTCCTAGTTTTACAGCATAAATTGATTCTTTGTTAAAAATACTTCTTCTGAATCCGTCTATTAATTTGGGAAGTTCAACTTTGCTTAACCGTTCTATTTTTTTGTCTTTTTCCTTAAATGTTTCCAAAAATTGTTTACTTATGATTTGTTTTATATTTTCATTTTTTTCATTTTTTTCATTTTCACTAAAATAAATGTATCCCAATTCCAGTATAAATGATGGTTCTTTAGTTGTTATTTTAAAATTTTTGCCAAGCTGGAAGTATTTTCGCTTTTCAAAATGATTTTTATATTTCAAAATAAATTGTGAAAAATTTTCTGTATTTAAAAATATATCTTCACTTTCCAGCTTTTTATTTTCAGTCAAAATTTAATTCCTCCCTTCTGCTTTATTTTCTAATCTTTGTAAAAAGCCTAAAATTTTTAATAATTACAATATTTTTATATTTGATTTTATAACTTTTATTTGTAAAATTTTGATTTCACCAAAACCTTAAATTCAATTTATTTTTCAACAATTTTAAATTGCATTTTCAAAATCATTAAATTTTCTATATTTTTATCAATTTTCACAATATCCTTTTCCGTTGTCAAAACATAATCGTAATTTTGAGATTTTTCCTTTATTTTCAAAATTTCTTCATTTGTGTAAACGTGATGATCTGTAAATTTTATTTCATCAATATTACTTGGATTTAATTTTTTTATTGTCTGATAAAATACAGCTGGATTTGCTATCGAAGAAAAAATCAGAACATTTTTATTTTTAATAATTTCCAATGGAAATTTTTCATTTCTTATATTGTTTTCATTATTTATTTTACCAAACTTTTTCCTATTTTCAAAATTTAATTTATAAAAATAACTTTCTTCAAAAGAAGCAACAGAAATCGGTTTTTGATATTTTGCGAGTCTTTCCTTAATTTTCGCAATTTCTTCTCTCGAAACATAGTTACTTTTTGTAATAATAATTTCATCAGCCCGCTTCAAAGCATCTAGTGACTCCCGCAATCGTCCCTTTGGCAAATAATCGTCCATTCCAAAAGGATTTGTTGCATCAATCAGAATTATATTTTTATCCTTTTTCAGTTTTCTATGCTGAAATCCGTCATCCATAATAATTGTTTCCACACCGCATTTTTCATTTAGAAAAGTTGCACCTTCATAACGATTTTTACAAACTACGACAGGAATTTGAAAATTTAAGGCATGCAAATAGGCTTCATCTCCTGATTCCTTTGAAGTGGCATAAATCTTTTTTTCATCCCGTACAAGCAGTAAATCAGTTTCCCGTTTTCCCTTGTAGCCTCGACTCAGAATTCCAACTTTTTTATTCTTTTCTAAATATTTTTGCACAAAATACTGCACAGCTGGTGTTTTCCCAGCCCCACCTGCCACGATATTTCCAATGCAAATTATTTCCACTCCATCAACCTTTTTTTCTTTAAAAATATTCAAATCATAAAGTTTATTTCGTAAAAATACGATAAATCCATATATAATCGACAATAATTTCATTAATTCTTCCTCAGCTTAACTTTCTTAATTAGTTTTCTATCAGTCCTTTGTAAATTGTTTCTAGCCGTCTAAATCTGTTTTTTATTCCAGATTTGGAAATTTCCATTAAGTCTGCCAGTTCCTGCAGGGACATTTCTTGATTTTCCATTCGGACTCTCGCAGTTTTACTTAGCACATCTGTTAATTCTGAAAGCCCCATTTTTTCATCAATTACTTTTATCATGCGAATCTGCTTTTCAGAAGCGGACAGTTTTTTAGTTTCATTTGCTATTTCCCAGTTCATGTTTCTATTAATTTTATTCCGAATTTCCTTATTTATCGTAACTTCTTCAAATTCAAAAAACGAATTTATTCCCCCAATTAAAAAAATTATATCTAAAATGTCTTCTGAATTTCTTAAATAAACAAGGCTCTTATTTTTTTTCTCTGTCTGAAAAACCTTTTTCCCCATCTGTTTAAACAAATAATACAAATAAGTGGCAGAATCTTCAGTATCCACAAAAAAATCCATTGCATAAGCCTTTTCTGGAGACTTTATATATCCACAACTAAGAAAAAAGCCTCTAATTATACCCGATAGCTGTTTTTCATTCTCCACAACTGAAAAATTTTTGTGAAAATAGATTTTTTTTAAAAATGATTTGTATTCCTTCTGATTGTGCTGAGTGGGAAAAAGTATCACTTCATACATTTTGTGTGTTCCAAGGCGTTTACTAATAACGTATTTTAGTTGAATTGGGATATTTGTTACTGCCCTTAAATTTGAATAAATTCTTTTAGCAAGCGAGACATTTTCAGTGCTGAAATAAATTCCATGTTCTGTAATTACATTCTTTGCAATAAAAATTCCAAAAAGTTCTGCATAAACAGCATCCTTATCTGAATTTTCCAAGTTGAAGATTTCTCTTTTTACATTTGCTGAATACGACATTTTTCCCCCTCCTTCTTTATATTTTTATTTTTCTCTGTTCGTGAACTACTCCCGCTTTTAAAAGCGGGAGCTTCTTGGGAAGTATCTGCTTTTGCTAGCCAAAATATATTTACCAAGCTCTTCGGGCAGTTCCTACCCTGCTTTCTTTTATTTTCCTAATATTCCATCATTTCTTTTCCAATGTTTTTTATATTCAATGCCGCATTGTAATCTCTATCAATTTCAATTCCGCAACACTCACATTTATAACTTCTTTCTGATAATTTAAGTTCCTCTTTAACGTTTCCACATTTACTACAAGTTTTCGATGATGGAAACCATTTATTTATCCTCAAAAATTGTTTCCCTAAAAACATCAGTTTATACTCAAACATTCTCAAAAACATTCCCCATCCATTATCTCCTACACTTTTCCCAAAATTTAATGCCTGAATCATCCCTTTCATATTCAGATCCTCAACAACCACAGCATTATATGCTTCAGACAATTTTTGATATATTCATGCAATTTTGATATTTTCGCTTTTTGCTTATACAAATTTTTAGAAAATTTCACTTTTCTTGACAATGACTTTTGTAATTTTTTAAACTCTTCTTCCAACATCCTAAAATATCTTGGATAATCAGCCCTTTGGTTTTCAGAACTGACAAATAATTCAGATATTGAAAAGTCAAGCCCAATTACTTTATCATTACTTGGTATTTTTTGAATTTCTTTTTCAAATTCTGTCAAAACAGAAACATAGTAATTTCCATTACTGTTTGTTAGTGTTACCGACTTTATCTTGTAATCTTCTAGTATTTCTCTTCGATATTTTATACAAAAATTGTATCATAGACGTATCCTTTTTTAATTTTTTTACAAAAAAAGCAATTCATCTCCCACTTATAGAAAGCCTACGACTTCTTGCTGTCTTTTTGTTAAAACTAGAACAAACCTAATAATTTACTGTTCTGGCATTTCCTGATTTATCATAATAAGTCCAAGTTCCTGTTCTTTTTCTTCCCCTAATGCTTCCATCAAATCCAAGATTTCCATTTGTGTAATAACCTTTTACTGTTCCAGTTTCTCCACTCATATTTGCTTCATACAAAAGTCTTCCATTTTCGTAGTAAACGTTCATTTTCCCATTTATTTCATCATTTACATAGTTAATTTCAGATTTTTTTGTTCCATTCGAATTCCATTCAGTAAATAATCCATTTTTTTGATTATCTGAATAATTTCCTTGTGATTTTCTTGCACCGTTTTCATAGTATTCTGTCCAAGTTCCAGTCATTTTTCCGTCAATATAGCTTCCTACGACTTCCTGAGCTCCTGTTTTGGCATAATATGATGTATAATTTCCACTTAGCTGGTCATTTTTATACTGATATTTTTTCCATAATTTTCCATTTTCAGTATAGACCATCCAGTCTCCTTCTTTTTTTCCATTATTGTAATTTCCTAGTGTAAATCTTGTTCCGTTGGCATAATATTCATCATATTTTCCGTTTAATGTTCCGTTGTTTAGATTGACAACAAGTTTTCTTTTACCTTCATCTGTTATTCTGTATTCTCCACTTCCTGTAAGCTGATAAGTATTCGAGTCAATTCTTTTTGCATCTTCTGGACTTATAGAGCTTACTTTTGATAAATTGACTTTTCCAAAACTTGTTCCATAATTTGCAAATATATCTTTTCCGTAAGAAACTGCTGACAATACTATCATTCCAGCGATTAATAATATTTTTTTGTTACTTATTTTTTTCATTTTTCCATCTCCTAAATTTTTTATCTTGTTAATTTTATTAACACCTTTGTATATTATAACAAATTTTCTTTGTTTTTTAAACTAAATTTTCCTTATTTTACATTATTAGCAAACTTGGCTTCAATAACAATATCAATCCTAAAATTATCATTAGAATTCCACCAAATAAATTTACCCATTTTGAATATTTTGTAGTTAATTGTAATTGATTTACACTTAGTAACGCCAGTCCAAAAACAATTATATCATCAATCATATATCCAATTATATAAATAATTGTGTAAAATTGTCTTGCCCAAAAAGATACATCGTTTATTTGTAAAATTTTTGTATAAGTTTGAGGAATCCCAACTGAACAGGCAAATTCTATTACATTTACAGACAATGCCAATCCGATTATTCCCAGTGCGGTTAGCAATGTAAATGGCTTGTTAGCTATATCCTTTATTTTTCTGGAAATTTTGGCTCTTTGTTCCAAGTTTGTCACTTCACATTCCAATGTATCGCCTTTTTTCAAATAATTTTTTATAAAGAAAATTCCGCCGATAATTCCAACAATTCCGACAATTGGAGTTACCCATTTATCCAGACCTACAAAATCCCACGTGTAAATCCACGCATTCAAAATCAAAAAATACATTATAGCTTCTGCAAAAATAAACAGTCCAGCCACTCTAAACATTTTCACTTTATTTCCAACTGCAATTAATGCCGTCAAAAATAAAACAAGAACCCACATTGCACAAGGATTGAATCCATCAATTGTTCCTAATATTATTGACATTGTCAATAAGGAGTAATTTGTTAAGTCAATTGTTTTGTTAATAATCGGAATATTTACAAGCACCTGATTTTCAGCACCTTTTGTAAGTCCTGGAATTTCACAGACGGAATCTCCAGTACATACTGCACCGTTGCTGCTCACATTCCCATTTTCAGCCTGTCCGCTTTTTAAATATTCTTTCAAGCTCAGAACTTTATCTTTTGTCTTTCCAGAATTTATAAGATTTTCAATTTCCTTTCCAGTAGTTTCCGCCGTATTAAATCCTTGAATGATATGTCCGTCAATATAAATAATTGGAGTCCCTTTGACGAGTTTCAGCTTGGACGTAGTTTCATCAAAAAATGCCTTATTTTCCTTACTTTCATCAATTTTATGCTCCACATATTCAAAATCGTCTCTTTTTGTTGACAATTCTTTCAGAAATTTCTCTAAGTTTACACAATTTTTACAGTCTTTTCTCCCAAAATACTCAATTTTTACTTTTTTTGCCTGATTATTTCCAGCAGAATAATTAATCTGGCTTACAAAAAATACACCCAAAATTATAATTACTAGCCCGAAAATTTTATTCGTTACCGCTCCAGCCTTAAAACCATTTCTCCAAAACATACTTTTTCACACCTTTCCTTTTCTATTTAATTTAAAAATTACTATTTTTAATAATTTTTATTTTTTGTAAATCATAACTGTACTGACCGCATATTCCCTGCTATGCGAAATACTAATCTGTATTACCAAGCCTTGTGCCTTTTCCTCTATCGCATTATACAGCGTAACATAAGGCTTTCCCCTCTCATCATTCAAAATCTCAATATCACTTAGCGAAAAACCATAAACTCCTGTTCCAAATGCTTTGGAAACAGCTTCTTTTGCCGCAAATCTGCCTGCATAACTGGCATATGGATTTTTCTTTTTCTCAATATGCTCAATTTCCTTTTCAGTATAAACTTTTTTCTTAAACAAAGCTGTCTGATTAATTGCCTTTTCAATTCGTGATATTTCGATAATATCCGTTCC contains:
- a CDS encoding HPr family phosphocarrier protein, which codes for MASKTITMTNPTGLHTRPGGVFVAKAKEFESKVEVENEGKKVNGKSLLKLLSIGIKNGSEVTVHAEGPDADQAVEVLGELLATIRD
- the lpxK gene encoding tetraacyldisaccharide 4'-kinase, which codes for MKLLSIIYGFIVFLRNKLYDLNIFKEKKVDGVEIICIGNIVAGGAGKTPAVQYFVQKYLEKNKKVGILSRGYKGKRETDLLLVRDEKKIYATSKESGDEAYLHALNFQIPVVVCKNRYEGATFLNEKCGVETIIMDDGFQHRKLKKDKNIILIDATNPFGMDDYLPKGRLRESLDALKRADEIIITKSNYVSREEIAKIKERLAKYQKPISVASFEESYFYKLNFENRKKFGKINNENNIRNEKFPLEIIKNKNVLIFSSIANPAVFYQTIKKLNPSNIDEIKFTDHHVYTNEEILKIKEKSQNYDYVLTTEKDIVKIDKNIENLMILKMQFKIVEK
- a CDS encoding transposase; this translates as MTEFEKEIQKIPSNDKVIGLDFSISELFVSSENQRADYPRYFRMLEEEFKKLQKSLSRKVKFSKNLYKQKAKISKLHEYIKNCLKHIMLWLLRI
- a CDS encoding RNA-guided endonuclease InsQ/TnpB family protein: MKGMIQALNFGKSVGDNGWGMFLRMFEYKLMFLGKQFLRINKWFPSSKTCSKCGNVKEELKLSERSYKCECCGIEIDRDYNAALNIKNIGKEMMEY
- a CDS encoding class II fructose-bisphosphate aldolase codes for the protein MKYHYKDLGLVNTKEMFAKANKEGYAVPAFNFNNMEQLQGIIEACVEEGSPVILQVSTGARKYIGKEMLPWLAKAATAYVEASGSDIPVALHLDHGPNYAEAKDCIEYGFSSVMYDGSHHPYDENVAEAKQVADFAHEHDVTVEAELGVLAGIEDDVVAAEHVYTQPDEVEDFVSKTGVDSLAIAIGTSHGAHKFKPGDDPKLRLDILAEIEKRIPGFPIVLHGSSAVPHQFVEMINQYGGQIADAIGIPDSELRKAAKSAVAKINVDTDGRLAFTAGIREVFAKKPGEFDPRKYVGPAKDYMKEYYKDKIRNVFGSNGAYKAGAARK
- the whiA gene encoding DNA-binding protein WhiA, which gives rise to MSYSANVKREIFNLENSDKDAVYAELFGIFIAKNVITEHGIYFSTENVSLAKRIYSNLRAVTNIPIQLKYVISKRLGTHKMYEVILFPTQHNQKEYKSFLKKIYFHKNFSVVENEKQLSGIIRGFFLSCGYIKSPEKAYAMDFFVDTEDSATYLYYLFKQMGKKVFQTEKKNKSLVYLRNSEDILDIIFLIGGINSFFEFEEVTINKEIRNKINRNMNWEIANETKKLSASEKQIRMIKVIDEKMGLSELTDVLSKTARVRMENQEMSLQELADLMEISKSGIKNRFRRLETIYKGLIEN
- a CDS encoding CTP synthase, encoding MDKQINTTKYIFVTGGVVSSLGKGIVASSLGRLLKERGYKVTIQKFDPYINVDPGTMSPYQHGEVFVTEDGAETDLDLGHYERFINENLTKYNNLTTGKIMSKIIAKERRGEFLGGTVQTVPHMTDEIKYNVIKAAEENDSDIVITEIGGTIGDIESDPFIEAIRQLKREVGRKNIAYIHVTLLPYLKAAGELKTKPTQHSVKMLQGLGISPDVIVVRSEHPVDQSIKKKISLFCDIDEEAVIESLDAESLYEIPLTMEKLGLADVICKHFKIKNEKPLLTEWTNMVEKFKNPKKLVKVAVVGKYIELKDAYISIHESIEHAGFNLDTKVEINYFKAGEFDVKKLADYDGILVPGGFGDRGVDGKVEAIKFARENNIPFFGICLGMQMACVEFARNVLGHKDATSTEFEKDTFYPVISLMEEQKGLKDMGGTMRLGAYPCILKDDSLAAKVYGKTEIAERHRHRYEFNNAYREEFEKAGMDIVGLSPDGNYVEVIEIKDHPYFIASQYHPEFKSRPNRPHPLFTGWIKAALKKRNEK
- a CDS encoding GH25 family lysozyme — its product is MGKFIKFLIIMVIFGGIAGFLEFNGYLYHNDVLAKLAGYKVQGLDISHHQEKVNWTRVDKKYKFIILKATEGQNFLDTDFLYNWNNARLNGFVVGAYHFFTMTSSGEAQADFYISKVPDSDKTLPPMIDLEISTKKYKKSDVMKHLKDMVEKLERHYKKRVIFYVNYNTYNAYIKGEFLENKIWITDYKYFPKIAEDNRWVIWQVSRRGRIDGIPGFTDKNVLRKGLTVEDLINKNKLK
- the serS gene encoding serine--tRNA ligase; amino-acid sequence: MLEMRYIRENADKVREYLKNRNSDFDLDSLLKFDEDRRNLLQEVEMLKKERNESSALIGKYKQEGKDPAELLARMQTVSAKIKELDQKVAEIDEKQLELAYTIPNKLSDTTPVGKDEDDNVEVRKWGTPREFDFEIKSHDELGVELGILDFERGAKLGGSRFTVYKNAAARLERALIAFMIDVHTGEHGFEEIFTPQLVRREMMVGTGQLPKFADDAYKIEGDEMYLIPTAEVTLTNLHNSEILDEEELPKYYCGYTACFRKEAGSGGRDLKGLIRQHQFNKVEMVKIVKPETSYDELEKMVNCAEKILQKLELPYRVLALCSGDLGFSAAKTYDLEVWVPSQGKYREISSCSNTEDFQARRAMIKYREKETGKSHFVHTLNGSGLAVGRTLLAIMENYQQDDGTIKVPEVLVPYMGGMTVIK